In the genome of Actinomycetota bacterium, one region contains:
- a CDS encoding carbamoyltransferase, with the protein MRILGINAVFHDPAAALVVDGEVVAAAEEERFTRRKHGKRPVPFSTWELPEQSAAWCLAHAGLTPEDLDAVSYSYDPALAPTPRDEVTANAWEGLRTLYVERAPSFLSTALPGFDPAMLRYVPHHVAHAASAYHAAPYRDASVLSLDGRGETATHLAGRSRRGDLEVMASTELPHSLGLLYEELTEHLGFLRSSDEYKVMALASYGTPTHLDAFRDLVRVREDGTFTVDNVDWAAFAKPVQRAEARHRPTEEVWKEEHADLAASVQVRLEEVVLDLARWLHARTGDRVLTMAGGVALNCVANSRLAREGPFETVWVQPAAGDAGTALGGALYLSHQAGDRTQPLSTIALGRSWSDEELAACLHTAGVPYERPADIAEATAAVLADDGIVAWYQGRSEWGPRALGHRSLLAHPGHAANVERLNDVKGREEFRPVAPMVLLERASDIFDGPLPSPYMLFVHQVRRPWRDRIPAVVHVDGTARIQTVDHDDEPQVHRLLDRFARRTGLPVVANTSLNTAGRPIVDDPRDALECLGSAPIDALAIGPYLVRRRALFGGGA; encoded by the coding sequence GTGCGCATCCTCGGCATCAACGCGGTCTTCCACGATCCCGCCGCGGCGCTCGTGGTCGATGGTGAGGTGGTCGCCGCAGCCGAGGAGGAACGCTTCACGCGCCGCAAGCACGGCAAGCGGCCGGTCCCGTTCTCCACCTGGGAACTGCCCGAGCAGTCCGCCGCGTGGTGCCTGGCGCACGCCGGCCTCACCCCCGAGGACCTCGATGCGGTGTCCTACTCGTACGACCCTGCGCTGGCGCCCACACCGCGCGACGAGGTGACGGCCAACGCGTGGGAGGGGCTGCGGACCTTGTACGTCGAGCGCGCGCCGTCGTTCCTCAGCACCGCCCTGCCCGGCTTCGATCCGGCGATGCTGCGCTACGTCCCGCACCACGTGGCCCATGCGGCGTCCGCCTACCACGCCGCCCCCTACCGCGACGCCAGCGTGCTCAGCCTCGACGGCCGCGGCGAGACCGCGACCCACCTCGCCGGCCGCTCGCGCCGCGGTGACCTGGAGGTGATGGCCTCCACCGAGCTCCCGCACTCGTTGGGCCTGCTGTACGAGGAGCTGACCGAACACCTTGGCTTCCTGCGCTCCTCCGACGAGTACAAGGTCATGGCACTGGCGTCGTACGGCACGCCGACCCACCTGGATGCCTTCCGCGATCTCGTGCGGGTCCGCGAGGACGGGACCTTCACGGTCGACAACGTCGACTGGGCCGCGTTCGCCAAGCCGGTGCAGCGCGCAGAGGCCCGTCACCGCCCGACCGAGGAGGTGTGGAAGGAAGAGCACGCGGATCTGGCGGCCAGCGTCCAGGTCCGTCTGGAGGAGGTCGTCCTCGATCTGGCCCGGTGGCTGCACGCAAGGACGGGTGACCGGGTGCTGACCATGGCCGGCGGGGTGGCCCTGAACTGCGTGGCGAACTCCCGGCTCGCCCGTGAAGGACCGTTCGAGACCGTGTGGGTGCAGCCGGCCGCGGGGGACGCGGGGACAGCGTTGGGCGGGGCGCTGTACCTCTCGCACCAGGCAGGGGACCGCACCCAGCCGCTGTCCACCATCGCCCTCGGTCGCAGCTGGAGCGACGAGGAGCTCGCCGCGTGCCTACACACCGCCGGCGTCCCCTACGAGCGCCCCGCCGACATCGCCGAGGCCACGGCCGCCGTTCTGGCCGACGACGGCATCGTCGCCTGGTACCAGGGTCGGAGCGAGTGGGGACCGCGGGCGTTGGGGCACCGCAGTCTCCTGGCACATCCGGGCCACGCCGCGAACGTCGAGCGCCTCAACGACGTCAAGGGTCGCGAGGAGTTCCGGCCGGTCGCCCCCATGGTGCTGCTGGAGCGGGCGAGCGACATCTTCGACGGTCCGCTCCCGAGCCCCTACATGCTGTTCGTGCACCAGGTTCGCCGCCCGTGGCGCGACCGCATCCCGGCGGTGGTGCACGTCGACGGCACGGCCCGCATCCAGACGGTCGACCACGACGACGAACCGCAGGTGCACCGGCTCCTCGACCGGTTCGCGCGGCGGACCGGCCTGCCCGTCGTGGCCAACACCAGCCTGAACACGG
- a CDS encoding glycosyltransferase, which translates to MSGRGPATSIVVATRDRAGQVLTTLTRLVQLPDAAAIIVVDNGSSDGTAAAVRSRFPDVTVVALAENHGAAARNIGVSGATTPYVAFADDDSWWAPGALARAAEHLDAHPRLGLVAARILVGRGDRLDPTSVEMATSPLGTGDGLAAPGVLGFVACGAVVRRTAFLSVGGFPARYVIGGEEQLLALDLAAAGWELAYLDDVVAHHDPDDSSRRRRLWLTARNDLWTVWLRRRGITLVRATGAALGDAARDPMARRGLLAALWGLPWVLRERRPVPWPVESARRRVEDRPSS; encoded by the coding sequence GTGAGCGGTCGGGGGCCCGCCACCAGCATCGTCGTCGCCACGCGTGACCGGGCCGGCCAGGTCCTGACCACGCTCACCCGCTTGGTCCAGCTTCCGGACGCGGCCGCGATCATCGTGGTCGACAACGGCTCGTCGGACGGGACGGCCGCGGCGGTCCGCAGCCGCTTCCCCGACGTCACGGTGGTGGCGCTCGCCGAGAACCACGGGGCGGCTGCCCGTAACATCGGCGTGTCGGGCGCCACCACACCGTACGTGGCGTTCGCCGACGACGATTCGTGGTGGGCGCCCGGTGCGTTGGCGCGTGCCGCGGAGCATCTGGACGCCCACCCGCGGTTGGGCCTGGTCGCGGCGCGGATCCTGGTGGGGCGCGGTGACCGGCTCGATCCCACGAGCGTGGAGATGGCGACGAGCCCGCTGGGGACCGGCGACGGGTTGGCGGCTCCTGGCGTGCTGGGGTTCGTGGCCTGCGGGGCGGTGGTCCGTCGCACCGCGTTCTTGTCGGTCGGTGGTTTCCCGGCCCGTTACGTCATCGGCGGGGAGGAACAGCTGTTGGCGTTGGACCTGGCCGCGGCCGGCTGGGAGCTGGCGTACCTCGATGACGTCGTCGCCCACCACGACCCGGACGACAGCTCCCGTCGCCGCCGCTTGTGGCTGACTGCCCGCAACGACCTGTGGACGGTCTGGTTACGGCGACGCGGGATCACGCTCGTCCGTGCGACCGGCGCTGCGCTCGGCGACGCGGCACGCGATCCGATGGCGCGCCGGGGGCTGTTGGCCGCGCTGTGGGGCCTGCCGTGGGTTTTGCGTGAGCGGCGGCCGGTGCCCTGGCCGGTGGAGTCTGCCCGGCGCCGGGTGGAGGACCGGCCGTCGTCGTGA
- a CDS encoding glycosyltransferase — protein MITHGRVHELLETLARLVSLPESPPVVVVDNGSRDGTAATVRRRFPEVTLVALAENHGAVGRNIGVRHLTTPYVAFADDDSWWAPGSLERAIGLMDAHPRLAVVNGRIIVEPRGEVDAISEEMAASPLPADEDVPGAPLLSFLAGASVIRRRAFMEAGGFAPRLFLGGEEELLGADLVTRGWRMRYVADVTVHHRASTSRDAHQRRRRGIRNTLWFTWLRRPAPAAMRRTLALARQVPKDQVSLAAFTDALRGLPWILREREPVPPHVERGLRALEAQQDASEARRYVS, from the coding sequence ATGATCACCCACGGACGGGTCCACGAGCTGCTCGAGACACTCGCTCGTCTGGTCTCGCTGCCGGAGTCGCCACCGGTCGTCGTGGTCGACAACGGCTCGAGGGACGGGACCGCCGCCACGGTCCGGCGCCGCTTCCCCGAGGTGACGCTGGTGGCCCTGGCCGAGAACCACGGCGCCGTCGGGCGGAACATCGGTGTGCGACACCTGACGACACCGTACGTGGCGTTCGCCGACGACGATTCGTGGTGGGCCCCCGGCTCGCTCGAACGTGCCATCGGCCTGATGGACGCCCACCCCCGGCTCGCGGTGGTCAACGGCCGCATCATCGTCGAACCCCGAGGAGAGGTCGACGCGATCTCCGAGGAGATGGCGGCCAGCCCCCTGCCAGCGGACGAGGACGTGCCCGGAGCTCCGCTGCTGAGCTTCCTCGCCGGGGCGTCGGTGATCCGCCGCCGCGCCTTCATGGAGGCGGGCGGGTTCGCGCCGCGCCTGTTCCTCGGCGGTGAAGAGGAGCTGCTGGGCGCGGACCTGGTGACGCGTGGCTGGCGGATGCGGTACGTGGCGGACGTGACCGTCCACCACCGCGCATCGACCAGTCGTGACGCGCACCAACGACGCCGGCGCGGCATCCGCAACACCCTGTGGTTCACGTGGCTGCGCCGCCCCGCCCCGGCGGCGATGCGACGCACGCTGGCGCTGGCTCGGCAGGTCCCCAAGGACCAGGTGTCGCTGGCGGCGTTCACCGACGCGCTCCGCGGATTGCCGTGGATTCTCCGTGAGCGGGAGCCGGTCCCTCCCCACGTCGAACGTGGCCTGCGCGCGCTCGAGGCGCAGCAGGACGCCTCCGAGGCCCGCCGCTACGTCTCGTGA
- the fabA gene encoding bifunctional 3-hydroxydecanoyl-ACP dehydratase/trans-2-decenoyl-ACP isomerase yields the protein MTRTESFDRDQLIACGHGELFGPDGPQLPIQGMLMFDRITHISDAGGKYENGAVAAELDVQPDLWFFDAHFAGDPVMPGSLGLDALWQLVGFFLGWTGEKGKGRALGCAQAKFFGQVLPEASLVTYRLDIKRVVRRALTMGIADGSLQVDGDEIYTATDLKVGLFEDPQEF from the coding sequence ATGACCAGAACGGAAAGCTTCGACCGCGACCAGCTGATCGCCTGCGGCCACGGTGAGCTCTTCGGGCCGGACGGCCCTCAGCTGCCGATCCAGGGCATGCTGATGTTCGATCGTATCACGCACATCTCCGATGCGGGCGGCAAGTACGAGAACGGCGCGGTGGCAGCGGAGCTGGACGTGCAGCCGGACCTGTGGTTCTTCGACGCCCACTTCGCCGGCGACCCGGTGATGCCGGGCAGCCTCGGTCTCGACGCGCTGTGGCAGCTCGTCGGTTTCTTCCTCGGCTGGACCGGGGAGAAGGGCAAGGGACGAGCGTTGGGTTGCGCGCAAGCGAAGTTCTTCGGCCAGGTGCTGCCCGAAGCGAGCCTGGTCACCTACCGTCTCGACATCAAGCGGGTGGTCCGCCGCGCGCTGACCATGGGGATCGCCGACGGCTCGCTGCAGGTCGACGGCGACGAGATCTACACGGCCACCGATCTCAAGGTCGGCCTGTTCGAAGACCCCCAGGAGTTCTGA
- a CDS encoding NAD-glutamate dehydrogenase: MSDDAPEALLRHLQEHVDPDRVELARNFTRLLLRRATDLTLDTIDPASLASEIAETFRFVADRRPGELAIRTTIPQVWFNGPSAPGTVVEVCSEDRPFLLTTITEELDRLGHDVVRALHPVLGVERDRSGALTAVSPARGTPSREALIHVEVDERLTAHQQRKLQDALRRVLHDAIDATTDFPRMRQRVERVATELRGHMANGVLPDEAAEVAAFLDWLLDDNFLLLGSREYEIVHADDGAEGVRVVAGSGLGILADDDASRYARTVPLTETDERFYKRHSSDRILTVARSHRTSTVRERARMLNIWVQRVDDSGRRVGQFRALGLFARSAHRVPSATIPVLRRKLAQIIEAEGIPENSHDERALTALFQAVPKDELFELTSDELHDTLLELLRAEERHEIAVRRHVDPATGEVSLIIGIPRDRYDARFRQQVERLLLDRYGGSGVEVDLSLGERPQAVARFSLRTSRRDIPDVPLRELEAQIRSLARSWLDELREVLIARNGEPEGRRLLREYGRRLPATYQEHNAPDPIAADDVAALDRLLRSGEELDVRLHSDPLASSRLTRLKAIKRRDGIELSRILPILESLGLTVTEELPFRLTGDGIELHIHDYGVHDAGALVDVDVDGPRLASAVLAAWDGRLEVDSLNRLVLRAGIAWPDLGVLRAYRRYRRHVGTVYTPDYMNDALVDHPAVARALVAFFDARFDPDRLASPDDVDAARDRVVAELDQVERLDHDRILRGFLALIDATLRTNRYRHDAGGRLALKFDSGAVPQAPKPVPHCEIFVYAPSVEGIHLRGGPVARGGLRWSDRRDDVRTEVVGLMRAQILKNAVIVPTGAKGGFVLKQPPADRQALAAEVERQYRTFVRALLDVTDNVVGDEVVTPDRVRRRDGDDAYLVVAPDRGTATFSDIANALAEEYGFWLGDAFASGGSRGYDHKRLGITARGVWVAIGRHFHELGIDVEHEPITVVGIGDMSGDVFGNGMLQSSAIRLIAAFDHRDVFLDPAPHPQRAFTERQRLFGDPQLSWQDYDRDAISVGGGVWSRDEKWIPLSPPLQELLHVDAGRLAPPAVIRAILEAPVDLLFAGGIGTFVKASHESNSDIGDRANDEIRVDARRLGARVVAEGANLAVTQPARIEYARRGGRLNTDFIDNSAGVELSDHEVNLKILLRLASQGGDISSADRDAVLEAVVEEVVAACLRDVELQTWLLSHEAAASPSRIEAYEALIAHLEATGTLDREVEALPTTEAMDERRAAGAGLTRPELAVILAATKRDLSAELVGSEVPDQPAVNEVLAVYFPPLIAARFGGLLDRHRLRRELVATVMSNEVVNRMGTTFVHRLARELGTDQATVVAAYWTARTVADAERYWDTLEDVDRRIDPTLAIELKAGLDATLETLTREYLRSAELTDVEAVIARDRPAFEDLEVTVTRTWEQRPDPPHVAQLVDRGLQSETARWLLAVTDLEIAPDVAGVARALGEPPADVAAVFLALREDLGLDRLGRLLDRAVPRERWGRWHVRGLRDDLRGLHRTAAHRALREHRGGPAEDAVRAFIADRHDAVARTARLIDQAVAEEDPVRLDAVAVAVRALREALQFPYRPA, encoded by the coding sequence ATGAGCGACGATGCGCCGGAGGCGTTGCTGCGACACCTCCAGGAGCACGTCGACCCGGACCGCGTCGAACTCGCCCGGAACTTCACCCGGCTCCTGCTGCGTCGCGCGACTGACCTGACGCTCGACACGATCGACCCTGCGTCGCTGGCTTCGGAGATCGCCGAGACCTTCCGGTTCGTGGCGGACCGACGGCCCGGCGAACTCGCGATCCGGACGACCATCCCGCAGGTCTGGTTCAACGGGCCCAGCGCGCCGGGCACCGTGGTCGAGGTCTGCAGCGAGGACCGGCCCTTCCTCCTCACGACCATCACCGAGGAGCTTGACCGCCTCGGTCACGACGTCGTGCGGGCCCTCCACCCGGTCCTCGGCGTGGAGCGCGACCGGTCCGGAGCGCTGACCGCCGTCTCCCCCGCTCGCGGCACACCGTCGCGTGAGGCGCTGATCCACGTCGAGGTCGACGAGCGCCTCACCGCCCACCAGCAGCGGAAGCTGCAAGACGCCCTCCGCCGCGTGCTGCACGACGCCATCGACGCCACCACAGACTTCCCGCGGATGCGTCAACGGGTCGAACGCGTCGCGACCGAGCTCCGCGGCCACATGGCCAACGGCGTGCTTCCCGACGAAGCGGCCGAGGTCGCCGCCTTCCTCGACTGGCTCCTCGACGACAACTTCCTGCTGCTCGGCAGCCGCGAGTACGAGATCGTCCACGCCGACGACGGCGCCGAAGGGGTTCGGGTGGTGGCCGGGTCCGGGCTCGGGATCCTCGCCGACGACGACGCCTCCCGGTACGCGCGCACCGTGCCGCTGACGGAGACGGACGAGCGCTTCTACAAGCGGCACTCGAGCGATCGCATCCTGACCGTCGCCCGCAGCCACCGCACCAGCACGGTGCGGGAACGCGCCCGCATGCTCAACATCTGGGTGCAACGCGTCGACGACTCGGGGCGCCGGGTCGGCCAGTTCCGGGCGCTTGGTCTGTTCGCGCGGAGCGCCCACCGGGTGCCGTCGGCCACCATCCCGGTGCTTCGCCGGAAGCTCGCCCAGATCATCGAGGCGGAGGGCATCCCGGAGAACTCCCACGACGAGCGGGCCCTGACCGCGCTGTTCCAGGCCGTCCCCAAGGACGAGCTGTTCGAGCTCACCTCCGACGAGCTGCACGACACGCTGCTGGAGCTCCTGCGGGCGGAGGAGCGCCACGAGATCGCGGTGCGTCGGCACGTGGATCCCGCCACCGGGGAGGTGTCGCTGATCATCGGCATCCCCCGTGATCGCTACGACGCTCGCTTCCGCCAACAGGTCGAACGACTGCTGCTCGACCGCTATGGCGGCAGTGGCGTGGAGGTCGATCTGTCGCTCGGTGAGCGACCACAAGCGGTCGCACGGTTCTCGCTGCGGACGTCGCGGCGTGACATCCCGGACGTGCCGCTGCGCGAGCTCGAGGCGCAGATCCGATCACTGGCTCGGAGCTGGCTCGACGAACTACGCGAGGTGCTGATCGCTCGGAACGGCGAGCCGGAGGGGCGCCGGCTGCTGCGCGAGTACGGCCGGCGGTTGCCGGCCACGTACCAGGAGCACAACGCCCCCGACCCGATCGCCGCTGACGACGTCGCAGCCCTGGATCGACTGCTGCGGTCTGGCGAGGAGCTGGACGTCCGTCTCCACAGCGACCCACTGGCCTCCAGTCGGCTCACCCGACTGAAGGCGATCAAGCGCCGCGACGGCATCGAGCTGTCGCGGATCCTGCCGATCCTCGAGAGCCTCGGCCTCACGGTCACCGAGGAGCTGCCGTTCCGCCTGACGGGGGACGGCATCGAGTTGCACATCCACGACTACGGGGTGCACGACGCCGGCGCGTTGGTCGACGTCGACGTCGACGGTCCACGCCTGGCTTCGGCCGTGCTGGCTGCCTGGGATGGTCGTCTGGAGGTGGATTCGCTGAACCGGCTCGTCCTGCGTGCCGGGATCGCGTGGCCGGACCTGGGCGTGCTGCGTGCGTACCGCCGTTACCGGCGGCACGTGGGCACCGTGTACACCCCCGACTACATGAATGATGCGCTGGTCGACCATCCGGCCGTCGCGCGGGCGCTGGTCGCGTTCTTCGACGCGCGCTTCGATCCTGACCGTCTCGCCTCGCCCGACGACGTCGACGCGGCCCGTGATCGCGTCGTCGCAGAGTTGGATCAGGTCGAGCGCCTCGACCATGACCGGATCCTGCGGGGCTTCCTCGCGCTCATCGACGCCACGCTCCGCACGAACCGCTACCGCCACGACGCCGGCGGACGGCTCGCGTTGAAGTTCGACAGCGGCGCGGTCCCGCAGGCACCGAAGCCCGTCCCGCACTGCGAGATTTTCGTCTACGCGCCATCTGTGGAGGGCATCCACCTGCGCGGCGGGCCGGTCGCACGCGGCGGGCTCCGCTGGAGCGATCGCCGCGACGACGTCCGCACCGAGGTCGTTGGGCTGATGCGGGCGCAGATCCTCAAGAACGCCGTGATCGTCCCGACGGGGGCGAAGGGCGGTTTCGTGCTGAAGCAGCCACCCGCCGACCGCCAAGCGTTGGCGGCGGAGGTCGAACGGCAGTACCGCACCTTCGTCCGAGCGCTGCTGGACGTGACCGACAACGTGGTCGGCGACGAGGTCGTCACGCCAGACCGGGTCCGCCGCCGCGACGGTGACGACGCCTACCTCGTCGTCGCGCCCGACCGGGGCACCGCCACCTTCTCCGACATCGCCAACGCCCTCGCCGAGGAGTACGGCTTCTGGCTGGGTGACGCCTTCGCGTCGGGAGGATCGCGGGGCTACGACCACAAACGGCTGGGCATCACGGCGCGGGGAGTCTGGGTCGCGATTGGGCGTCACTTCCACGAACTGGGCATCGACGTCGAACACGAGCCGATCACGGTGGTCGGGATCGGCGACATGTCGGGCGACGTGTTCGGCAACGGGATGCTCCAGTCGTCCGCGATCCGGCTGATCGCCGCCTTCGACCACCGCGACGTCTTCCTCGATCCCGCCCCCCACCCGCAACGCGCGTTCACCGAACGCCAGCGGCTCTTCGGTGACCCGCAGCTGAGCTGGCAGGACTACGACCGGGACGCCATCAGCGTCGGCGGGGGCGTGTGGTCGCGCGACGAGAAGTGGATCCCGCTGTCGCCGCCTCTGCAGGAGCTGCTTCACGTCGACGCCGGTCGGCTCGCACCGCCCGCGGTGATCCGTGCGATCCTCGAAGCGCCCGTCGACCTGCTGTTCGCTGGCGGGATCGGCACGTTCGTCAAAGCCTCGCACGAGTCGAACAGCGACATCGGTGACCGGGCGAACGACGAGATCCGCGTCGACGCCCGCCGGCTCGGGGCCCGTGTGGTCGCAGAAGGCGCCAATCTCGCCGTCACACAACCGGCGCGCATCGAGTATGCGCGCCGCGGTGGGCGGCTCAACACCGACTTCATCGACAACTCGGCCGGCGTGGAGCTGTCCGACCACGAGGTCAACCTCAAGATCCTGCTGCGCCTGGCATCGCAGGGCGGCGACATCAGCTCGGCGGACCGCGACGCCGTCCTCGAGGCGGTCGTCGAGGAGGTCGTCGCCGCCTGTCTGCGCGACGTCGAGCTGCAGACTTGGCTGCTGTCCCACGAAGCGGCGGCCAGCCCGTCACGGATCGAGGCGTACGAGGCCCTCATCGCCCACCTGGAAGCGACCGGCACGCTCGACCGCGAGGTGGAAGCCCTACCGACCACCGAAGCGATGGACGAACGTCGAGCGGCGGGGGCGGGGCTGACGCGACCGGAGCTCGCGGTCATCCTCGCCGCCACCAAGCGCGACCTGTCCGCCGAGCTCGTCGGGTCCGAGGTGCCCGACCAGCCGGCGGTGAACGAGGTCCTGGCTGTGTACTTCCCACCACTGATCGCGGCCCGGTTCGGTGGCCTCCTGGACCGTCACCGGCTGCGCCGGGAGCTGGTGGCCACGGTCATGTCCAACGAGGTCGTCAACCGCATGGGAACGACGTTCGTGCATCGGCTGGCGCGGGAGCTCGGCACCGACCAGGCGACGGTTGTGGCGGCGTACTGGACCGCGCGGACGGTCGCAGACGCGGAGCGCTACTGGGACACGCTCGAAGACGTCGACCGCCGGATCGACCCGACGCTCGCGATCGAGTTGAAAGCGGGTCTGGACGCCACGCTCGAGACGCTCACCCGCGAGTACCTGCGGTCGGCGGAGCTGACCGACGTCGAGGCGGTGATCGCCAGGGACCGGCCAGCGTTCGAGGACCTGGAGGTCACGGTGACCCGCACGTGGGAACAGCGCCCGGATCCCCCGCACGTCGCACAGCTCGTCGACCGGGGGCTGCAGTCCGAGACCGCAAGGTGGTTGCTGGCCGTCACCGACCTCGAGATCGCACCCGACGTGGCGGGCGTGGCCAGGGCGTTGGGGGAGCCGCCGGCTGATGTCGCGGCGGTGTTCCTCGCGCTCCGTGAGGACCTGGGCCTCGACCGACTGGGGCGGCTCCTCGACCGCGCTGTTCCACGTGAACGCTGGGGGCGCTGGCACGTCCGCGGTCTCCGCGACGACCTGCGTGGTCTCCATCGGACGGCCGCGCACCGTGCGCTGCGCGAGCATCGCGGAGGCCCTGCGGAAGATGCGGTCCGGGCGTTCATCGCCGACCGGCACGACGCGGTCGCACGCACCGCCCGGCTGATCGATCAGGCGGTCGCGGAAGAGGACCCGGTCCGGCTGGACGCTGTCGCGGTGGCGGTCAGAGCGCTGCGAGAGGCACTGCAGTTCCCCTACCGCCCCGCCTGA
- a CDS encoding cation:proton antiporter, whose amino-acid sequence MVQSAMVVAAQGGGQPPINLAQLLLVLVVAWTAGRLASRVGYPSILGELLAGILLGPAVIGLLRPAAGLEAIGELGIILMMLYIGMEIDPRDLRRASVPGLLAAAGGFLVPFGLGYVTVLLFGGTVLEGLFVGISVGVTSLATKSRILVDLRLLDTRIAYVLMAAALLSDTATLVIFAAIIGFVEVGAFDIGGTVLVAAEVVGFFAVTAVLGLLVVPWITRRLRAAAMSDRALDVAIVLSVGLGFAELAELAGLHAILGAFVAGMYLREGVLSHRATHAVSQYVRDISIGFLAPVFFVTVGFEITLDVFDTDLALLVSIIAVATLGKVVGTALFYLPTGHGLREGLTVGAAMNGRGAVEIIVAGIGLELGLISTEVFTILVFMAIATTASVPVLLKLGVEWLRRHGELARSEERRRGVVIVGAGPVARALAHSLMPSRPVTLIDTNPTVTGIARREGLRAITADALHEEELRRSGMDDAGTLLALTTNFEVNVLAAQRAREDFLVPNVRVALGATMSEALGAIVDEVGAEPMLDAPVDVGQWDQLLRGNRARIDTLHVDDDTDAEALLERLRAGRSVFPLTVVRDHDRIPFVLVDELLPGDRVVVVHRVDQDERQQVLE is encoded by the coding sequence ATGGTCCAATCCGCCATGGTCGTGGCTGCCCAGGGGGGCGGCCAGCCGCCGATCAACCTCGCCCAGCTGCTGCTGGTCCTGGTCGTGGCGTGGACCGCCGGCCGGCTCGCGTCGCGGGTCGGGTATCCCTCCATCCTGGGGGAACTGCTCGCCGGGATCCTGCTGGGACCGGCGGTCATCGGTCTCCTGCGCCCAGCCGCGGGCCTGGAGGCGATCGGCGAGCTGGGCATCATCCTGATGATGCTCTACATCGGGATGGAGATCGATCCGCGTGATCTCCGCCGGGCGTCGGTCCCGGGCCTCCTCGCCGCGGCTGGGGGCTTCTTGGTTCCCTTCGGGCTTGGCTACGTCACCGTGTTGCTGTTCGGCGGCACCGTCTTGGAAGGGCTGTTCGTCGGTATCTCGGTCGGGGTGACGTCGCTCGCAACGAAGTCCCGGATTCTCGTGGATCTCCGCCTGCTGGACACCCGGATCGCCTACGTGCTGATGGCCGCTGCGTTGTTGTCCGACACCGCGACGCTGGTGATCTTCGCGGCCATCATCGGCTTCGTGGAGGTCGGAGCGTTCGACATCGGCGGGACCGTCCTGGTTGCCGCCGAGGTCGTGGGTTTCTTCGCGGTGACCGCGGTTCTCGGCCTCCTGGTGGTGCCGTGGATCACTCGTCGGCTCCGCGCCGCCGCGATGTCGGATCGGGCCCTGGACGTGGCGATCGTTCTCTCCGTCGGGCTCGGGTTCGCCGAGCTCGCCGAGCTGGCGGGTCTGCACGCCATCCTCGGCGCCTTCGTCGCCGGGATGTACCTCCGCGAGGGCGTCCTGAGCCATCGGGCGACGCACGCGGTCAGCCAGTACGTGCGCGACATCTCGATCGGGTTCCTCGCACCGGTGTTCTTCGTCACCGTGGGCTTCGAGATCACGCTGGACGTTTTCGACACCGATCTCGCGCTGCTCGTCTCCATCATCGCGGTGGCGACCCTGGGGAAGGTCGTCGGTACGGCCCTGTTCTACCTGCCAACTGGCCACGGTCTGCGCGAGGGCCTGACCGTCGGTGCAGCGATGAACGGGCGGGGTGCGGTGGAGATCATCGTCGCCGGCATCGGCTTGGAGCTGGGCCTGATCTCCACCGAGGTCTTCACCATCCTGGTGTTCATGGCGATCGCCACGACAGCCAGCGTCCCCGTCCTGCTGAAACTCGGGGTCGAGTGGCTGCGTCGCCACGGAGAGCTGGCACGCTCGGAGGAGCGGCGCCGTGGCGTCGTGATCGTCGGCGCCGGGCCGGTCGCGCGCGCACTCGCGCACAGCCTGATGCCGTCGCGGCCGGTGACCCTGATCGACACGAACCCGACGGTGACTGGCATCGCCCGACGCGAGGGCTTGAGAGCGATCACCGCGGACGCTCTGCACGAGGAGGAGCTCCGCCGCAGCGGGATGGACGATGCTGGGACGCTCCTGGCTCTGACCACGAACTTCGAGGTGAACGTCCTGGCGGCACAGCGGGCGCGGGAGGACTTCCTGGTTCCCAACGTCCGTGTCGCACTCGGGGCCACGATGAGTGAGGCCCTCGGTGCGATCGTGGACGAGGTGGGCGCGGAGCCGATGCTCGACGCCCCGGTCGACGTGGGCCAGTGGGATCAGCTGCTCCGCGGGAACCGTGCGAGAATCGACACCCTCCACGTCGACGACGACACGGACGCGGAAGCGCTCCTGGAGCGGCTCCGCGCCGGCCGCAGCGTGTTCCCGCTGACGGTGGTCCGCGACCATGACCGCATCCCCTTCGTCCTGGTCGACGAACTGCTCCCTGGTGACCGGGTCGTGGTGGTCCACCGCGTCGACCAGGACGAGCGGCAACAGGTGCTCGAGTGA